Proteins encoded by one window of Agelaius phoeniceus isolate bAgePho1 chromosome 3, bAgePho1.hap1, whole genome shotgun sequence:
- the LEFTY1 gene encoding left-right determination factor 1 produces the protein MDLRCAWMLCVLCLALTARAFTQQRFKEAVLKQLGLSEVPKLHSRDLADVVIPEHVKNKYMSMLKRQRVKRRALPSLAGILRGIPGHTGMTGEVLHSDTTTRQKLMFDMEGRIPQNSEVTMAELKLFKKPVDRASLPARQSHRPVSNARVSVYWVQQQHDGTNSTSLIDSRLVPIRESGWKSFDVTQAVHYWLRSKGREPMLLEVRVEGERLGSHASEMAKAVRFTSQDPRDKALGKPELVLYTLNLDDYGSSGDCREEAVLGKSTCCRQKHYISLRDLPWVLEPAGFQAFRCSGGCLQPPRRPGSGQRSCAVAASSALPIIYLVKRGNHTEVEAAEFPNMIVERCSCVADGVALV, from the exons ATGGACCTGAGGTGTGCCTGGATGCTCTGCGTGCTCTGCCTCGCCCTCACCGCCCGAGCCTTTACCCAGCAACGCTTCAAGGAGGCGGTGCTgaagcagctggggctgtccgAGGTCCCTAAACTTCATTCGAGAGACTTGGCGGATGTGGTTATCCCAGAGCACGTCAAGAACAAGTACATGTCCATGCTGAAGCGGCAGAGGGTGAAGCGCCGAGCCCTGCCGAGCCTGGCTGGCATCCTCAGGGGCATCCCGGGACACACAG GTATGACAGGGGAAGTCCTCCACTCGGACACAACCACGCGCCAGAAGCTGATGTTCGACATGGAGGGCAGAATACCCCAAAACAGCGAAGTCACGATGGCTGAGCTGAAACTCTTCAAAAAGCCCGTGGACAGagccagcctgcctgccaggcagtcCCACAGGCCCGTCTCCAACGCCAGAGTCAGCGTGTActgggtgcagcagcagcacgatGGCACCAACAGCACCTCCCTGATAGATTCCAG GCTGGTTCCTATTCGTGAGTCGGGCTGGAAGAGCTTTGATGTGACCCAGGCCGTGCATTACTGGCTGCGAAGCAAGGGGCGGGAGCCGATGCTCCTGGAGGTGCGGGTGGAAGGGGAGAGGCTGGGCAGCCACGCCTCGGAAATGGCCAAAGCCGTGCGCTTCACCTCGCAGGACCCCAGGGACAAAGCCCTGGGCAAGCCCGAGCTGGTGCTCTACACCCTCAACTTGGATGACTACGG GAGCTCCGGGGACTGCAGGGAGGAGGCGGTGCTGGGGAAATCCACCTGCTGCCGGCAGAAGCACTACATCAGCCTGCGGGAtctgccctgggtgctggagcCGGCGGGCTTCCAGGCGTTCCGCTGCTCCGGGGGCTGCCTGCAgccgccgcgccgccccggCTCCGGGCAGCGCTCCTGCGCCGTGGCCGCCAGCTCGGCGCTGCCCATCATCTACCTCGTCAAGAGGGGCAACCACACCGAGGTCGAGGCGGCCGAGTTCCCCAACATGATCGTGGAGAGGTGCAGCTGTGTGGCGGACGGTGTGGCGCTGGTGTGA
- the SDE2 gene encoding splicing regulator SDE2 isoform X2 — MHQSDFRVEIVLKRTCHLRLPSFIQWSLRTNISGFGSMLRALGAQIEKTTNREACRDLSGRRLRDVNHEKAMAEWVKKQAEREAEKEQRRLERLQRKLAEPRHTFTDPEYERQYREMAERQEESLRIGLQVIASKAMSSESGKSRKRPGEPGKSETKPEKRKCPWPGLDEATGSGCEDDNKDDSPCTSDRSCPSGSSANGSVGNPAECSSSSVASAEDSPSTSASEKPLEQPEAPGGDLQGEVCTGGQAEILSGENSKMTEAPKEDTQGRNGVTQAQKEEQENVPAKAQETNQSQSTEIEPIDLLAFNSAAELEALGLEKLKMGLMSLGLKCGGTLKERAARLFSVRGLSRDQIKPSLFAKPPKGKTSG; from the exons ATGCACCAAAGTGACTTCAGAGTTGAAATTGTGTTGAAAAGGACCTGTCACCTTAGGCTGCCAAGTTTCATTCAGTGGTCACTTAGGACAAATATTTCAG ggTTTGGGTCGATGCTGCGAGCCCTGGGTGCTCAGATTGAGAAGACCACAAACAGAGAGGCGTGTCGGGATCTCAGTGGGAGGAGACTGAGGGATGTCAATCATGAGAAAGC GATGGCGGAGTGGGTGAAGAAGCAGGCGGAGCGGGAGGCGGAGAAGGAGCAGCGGCggctggagaggctgcagcGGAAGCTGGCGGAGCCGCGGCACACGTTCACCGACCCCGAGTACGAGCGGCAGTACCGAGAGATGGCCGAGCGCCAGGAGGAGTCGCTGCGCATCG GCTTGCAGGTTATTGCCAGCAAAGCAATGTCATCAGAAAGTGGCAAGAGTCGGAAACGCCCGGGTGAGCCTGGGAAGAGCgaaacaaaacctgaaaaaagaaaatgtcctTG gccagggTTGGATGAGGCCACAGGCTCAGGCTGTGAGGATGACAATAAGGATGACTCCCCTTGTACATCTGACAGAAGTTGTCCATCAGGCAGCAGTGCTAATGGAAGTGTTGGAAATCCAGCTGAGTGTtcaagcagctctgtggcttCAGCAGAGGACAGTCCATCTACCAGTGCAAGTGAGAAACCACTGGAGCAGCCAGAAGCTCCTGGAGGAGATCTGCAAGGAGAGGTGTGCACAGGTGGGCAGGCTGAAATTCTGTCTGGAGAAAACAGCAAAATGACAGAGGCCCCAAAGGAAGACACCCAAGGAAGGAATGGAGTGACTCAAGCTCagaaagaagaacaagaaaatgTTCCTGCTAAGGCACAGGAAACAAACCAGTCCCAGAGCACA gagATAGAACCAATAGATCTGCTGGCCTTCAACTCTGCTGCTGAACTGGAAGCCCTGGGTTTGGAGAAACTGAAGATGGGATTGATGTCTTTGGGACTGAAATGTGGAGGCACTTTGAAGGAAAGAGCAGCAAGGCTTTTTTCAGTGAGAGGTCTGTCTAGAGACCAGATCAAGCCATCCTTATTTGCAAAGCCCCCTAAAGGGAAAACCTCTGGTTAG
- the SDE2 gene encoding splicing regulator SDE2 isoform X1 encodes MAALGPGSLWVRDPLGPRVRPLPLPPGGGSVLCLRRHRARELNIPEESLYVKCNGRLVSDEDELQSGVVYSLEPRLCAGKGGFGSMLRALGAQIEKTTNREACRDLSGRRLRDVNHEKAMAEWVKKQAEREAEKEQRRLERLQRKLAEPRHTFTDPEYERQYREMAERQEESLRIGLQVIASKAMSSESGKSRKRPGEPGKSETKPEKRKCPWPGLDEATGSGCEDDNKDDSPCTSDRSCPSGSSANGSVGNPAECSSSSVASAEDSPSTSASEKPLEQPEAPGGDLQGEVCTGGQAEILSGENSKMTEAPKEDTQGRNGVTQAQKEEQENVPAKAQETNQSQSTEIEPIDLLAFNSAAELEALGLEKLKMGLMSLGLKCGGTLKERAARLFSVRGLSRDQIKPSLFAKPPKGKTSG; translated from the exons ATGGCGGCGCTGGGGCCGGGCTCGCTGTGGGTGCGGGACCCGCTGGGGCCGCGGGtgcggccgctgccgctgccccccGGGGGCGGCTCCGTGCTCTGCCTCCGCCGCCACCGCGCCCGGGAGCTG AACATCCCAGAAGAAAGCTTGTATGTGAAGTGTAATGGGCGACTGGTCAGCGATGAAGATGAGTTGCAGAGTGGAGTTGTTTATAGCCTGGAGCCGAGGCTCTGTGCTGGAAAAGGAG ggTTTGGGTCGATGCTGCGAGCCCTGGGTGCTCAGATTGAGAAGACCACAAACAGAGAGGCGTGTCGGGATCTCAGTGGGAGGAGACTGAGGGATGTCAATCATGAGAAAGC GATGGCGGAGTGGGTGAAGAAGCAGGCGGAGCGGGAGGCGGAGAAGGAGCAGCGGCggctggagaggctgcagcGGAAGCTGGCGGAGCCGCGGCACACGTTCACCGACCCCGAGTACGAGCGGCAGTACCGAGAGATGGCCGAGCGCCAGGAGGAGTCGCTGCGCATCG GCTTGCAGGTTATTGCCAGCAAAGCAATGTCATCAGAAAGTGGCAAGAGTCGGAAACGCCCGGGTGAGCCTGGGAAGAGCgaaacaaaacctgaaaaaagaaaatgtcctTG gccagggTTGGATGAGGCCACAGGCTCAGGCTGTGAGGATGACAATAAGGATGACTCCCCTTGTACATCTGACAGAAGTTGTCCATCAGGCAGCAGTGCTAATGGAAGTGTTGGAAATCCAGCTGAGTGTtcaagcagctctgtggcttCAGCAGAGGACAGTCCATCTACCAGTGCAAGTGAGAAACCACTGGAGCAGCCAGAAGCTCCTGGAGGAGATCTGCAAGGAGAGGTGTGCACAGGTGGGCAGGCTGAAATTCTGTCTGGAGAAAACAGCAAAATGACAGAGGCCCCAAAGGAAGACACCCAAGGAAGGAATGGAGTGACTCAAGCTCagaaagaagaacaagaaaatgTTCCTGCTAAGGCACAGGAAACAAACCAGTCCCAGAGCACA gagATAGAACCAATAGATCTGCTGGCCTTCAACTCTGCTGCTGAACTGGAAGCCCTGGGTTTGGAGAAACTGAAGATGGGATTGATGTCTTTGGGACTGAAATGTGGAGGCACTTTGAAGGAAAGAGCAGCAAGGCTTTTTTCAGTGAGAGGTCTGTCTAGAGACCAGATCAAGCCATCCTTATTTGCAAAGCCCCCTAAAGGGAAAACCTCTGGTTAG